DNA from Roseofilum casamattae BLCC-M143:
TCTTGTAAGATTTGTAAAGTCCCCTAACTCAGTTTGACGAGGGGTCGCCATCGATCGCACTGAAATTCTTGGAAACCTAGCAGAAGCCAATTGCATGACGCAGTGAATAGCAGCACAACAATTAAGGGAGATTTGAGTCCCGCAGTACATGAGGAACGATTGCAAAAAATCTTAGCCCGTTGGGGAGTTGCTTCCCGACGAAGAGCAGAGATCTTAATTCAGCAAGGCCGAGTCCGGATTAATGGTCGCGTTGTCGATCGCCCGGGGCAAAAAGCCAATCCCGATCGCGATCGCATCGAAGTGGATGGCAACCTGCTGCAACCCCAGCAGCAGCCGCAGCCACTCTATTTGCTCTTACATAAACCCTTAGGGACCATTTCCACCTGTCATGACCCCCAACATCGCCGTACCGTTCTCGATCTACTTCCTCCCGAGTTGCGCGCGGCGACTGGGCTGCATCCTGTGGGTCGTTTAGATGCCCAATCTACTGGGGCCTTATTACTCACCAATGATGGAGACTTAACCTTTCAACTGACTCATCCTCGCCATGGCATTCCCAAGACCTACCATGTCTGGATCGAGGGCACTCCTAACGACCCAGTACTTCACCATTGGAGGACAGGCGTGTACTATGAAGGCATCAAAACTCTACCTGCTAGAGTTAAACGAATCCAGACAAATAGAAAACACCAAACCTTGTTGGAGATTATTTTGCATGAAGGTCGCAATCGGCAAATCCGCAAAGTCGCAGAAACTCTGGGCTTTCCAGTGGTTCGCCTTCATCGAATTGCGATCGGACCGATTCAAGTGCATCCCTTAAGTGCGGGACAATATCGGTCTCTGAGACCCTATGAACTAGAGCGATTAAAGGAAAACTGTGGTAGAAACAATATCGGTGGTGAAGGAGCGTAATCAATGAAACAACACAAGAGCAAAATATCCTCTGCACCTGAGTTTGAGCAATTGAAAAGCGTTTTAATCGAACTAGGGGCAAAACTGCAAGAAACTCGTCAGGAACAAGGTCTGAGTCTGGATTATATTTCGACGAAAACCCACATCCGACAGAGCCTGCTCCGAGCAATTGAAGAAGGGAGATTAGAGCAATTACCCGAACCGGTTTATGTTCATTACTTTCTTCGGGAATACGCCAACCTTTTAGGATTGGATGGGAGTACTTTTGCCAGGCCTTTCCCTTCCGAATCTCGCTTTCAGTTCCTCTCTGCCGCGCGGTTCTCCTTGCCGGTACTGCAACTGCGTCCAATCCACCTATACTTGCTCTATATCGCGATTATTTTTGGTTCGGTTAATGGGTTATCGTCCTTTATCGAACGCTCCATCGGTTCGTCTGCCGGTTATTTGGTAGAAAACGCTCAACCCACCTCAGAGAGAGTTGCCACGGCGACCGCTGCCTCGCCCGTCATCGCCTCCGAACCGCCATCGCCATCAATACCTTCCCAACCCCTTGAGGTTGCCGATCCTGCCACCTCTCCCAGGCGACCCGAACCGCAACCTCCGACCATCGCCACCATCACTCCTACCCAAAATGCCTCCTCAGAACCAGTTCGCGTCAATGTGTCGGTGAGCGAGGCCGCTTGGGTGCGCGTCGAAGCTGACGGGGAGACGACCTTTGAAGGAACCTTGACTAAGGGCACAAAGCAAACTTGGGTGGCCAACCAGAAATTGATTATTCTCACTGGGAATGCTGGGGGCGTGTCCGTTGCCTTGAATGAAGGCGAGGCCGAGCAATTGGGCGAAAATGGAGCTGTAGAAGAAGTCATCTTCACTGCTAGCCGACTTTAGTGCTGCCTTAGGGAATGGGAGTGCGATCGCGAAAAGGACACTATCGAGTTTTCCCTATTCCCTCGCCCTGAGCGGAGCCGAAGGGCTATTTCCTCCCTATCTATCCCCGACCGTATAATTGCGTCAAGTGTTGCAGGCGATCGCGCAACCAGTCGCCGATGGAATCCGGACGATAGCGCCATTTCCAATTCCCTTCAGCTTGTCCGGGAGTATTCATCCGGCCGCGCTCGTCCAAACCTAACAAGTCCTGCATGGGAATAATCGACCAGTTAGCCGTTGAAGATAAGGCCAAGCGAATTAGATCCCAATGAATGCCATCGGGACTTAAAGTACCTAAATAATCGACGACGCGATCGTATTCCCAATCGGCAATATCGTTCTCGAACCACCCAAGAGTCGTATTATTGTCGTGAGTTCCGGTATAAATCAGGCAATTGCGCGGAATATTAAACGGCAGAAATGGATTGCCGGCATCAGAGCCAAAAGCAAACTGCAGGATCTTCATGCCCGGAAACTCAAACTCGTCGCGCAAGGCTTCCACTTCCGGGGTAATGACACCTAAATCTTCGGCTAAAACGGGCAGATCTCCGAGAGTTTGCTGAAGCTTTTGGAAAAAGGCCCGGCCTTCGGCGGGCATCCATTCCCCATTAATCGCCGTTTCTTCCCCTTGCGGGACAGCCCAAAAGGACTCAAACCCGCGAAAGTGATCGACGCGAATCCAATCCACATAATCGAGCATGGTCTGGAAACGATGCAACCACCAGGCAAAATCAGTCTCGACTAAATAATCCCAGTTATAAACCGGATTGCCCCAGAGCTGACCGGTTTCGCTAAAATAATCGGGAGGAACTCCAGCCATCAGTTCCGGTTCGCCGGTTTCCGGATCGATGAGAAAATTGTCGCGATTTGCCCAAACATCAGCGCTGTCGTGAGCAACGTAGATAGGAATATCGCCAATAATTTCGACGTTGCATTGGTTTGCATAAGCTTTGAGCTGCTCCCACTGCTGGAAAAACTCAAACTGAGTAAATTTATGATAAAAAATTTGCTCTTGTAATTGCTCTT
Protein-coding regions in this window:
- a CDS encoding pseudouridine synthase, with translation MNSSTTIKGDLSPAVHEERLQKILARWGVASRRRAEILIQQGRVRINGRVVDRPGQKANPDRDRIEVDGNLLQPQQQPQPLYLLLHKPLGTISTCHDPQHRRTVLDLLPPELRAATGLHPVGRLDAQSTGALLLTNDGDLTFQLTHPRHGIPKTYHVWIEGTPNDPVLHHWRTGVYYEGIKTLPARVKRIQTNRKHQTLLEIILHEGRNRQIRKVAETLGFPVVRLHRIAIGPIQVHPLSAGQYRSLRPYELERLKENCGRNNIGGEGA
- a CDS encoding helix-turn-helix domain-containing protein: MKQHKSKISSAPEFEQLKSVLIELGAKLQETRQEQGLSLDYISTKTHIRQSLLRAIEEGRLEQLPEPVYVHYFLREYANLLGLDGSTFARPFPSESRFQFLSAARFSLPVLQLRPIHLYLLYIAIIFGSVNGLSSFIERSIGSSAGYLVENAQPTSERVATATAASPVIASEPPSPSIPSQPLEVADPATSPRRPEPQPPTIATITPTQNASSEPVRVNVSVSEAAWVRVEADGETTFEGTLTKGTKQTWVANQKLIILTGNAGGVSVALNEGEAEQLGENGAVEEVIFTASRL
- the malQ gene encoding 4-alpha-glucanotransferase produces the protein MPSSRLSGILLHPTSFPSRFGIGDLGHEAYRFVDFLAYTHQRLWQILPLGPTGFGNSPYMCYSAMAGNPMLISPDLLREKGLLDEADLTDISEFPVDWVDFDRAIALKTRLLQKACQRFQSIQESIDEEDEARAGDRKFEVFCQTKASWLDDYALYMAIKGDRDGKPWHQWDTELANRDAIALQECQEQLQEQIFYHKFTQFEFFQQWEQLKAYANQCNVEIIGDIPIYVAHDSADVWANRDNFLIDPETGEPELMAGVPPDYFSETGQLWGNPVYNWDYLVETDFAWWLHRFQTMLDYVDWIRVDHFRGFESFWAVPQGEETAINGEWMPAEGRAFFQKLQQTLGDLPVLAEDLGVITPEVEALRDEFEFPGMKILQFAFGSDAGNPFLPFNIPRNCLIYTGTHDNNTTLGWFENDIADWEYDRVVDYLGTLSPDGIHWDLIRLALSSTANWSIIPMQDLLGLDERGRMNTPGQAEGNWKWRYRPDSIGDWLRDRLQHLTQLYGRG